The proteins below are encoded in one region of Clostridium pasteurianum DSM 525 = ATCC 6013:
- the leuD gene encoding 3-isopropylmalate dehydratase small subunit, whose product MKAEGKVLRYGDNVDTDVIIPARYLNSSDPKDLAKHCMEDLDVNFLEKLNPGDIVVADKNFGCGSSREHAPIALKAAGVSCVIAKSFARIFYRNSINIGFPILECEEAVNDAKNNHELEVDFTTGIIKNITLGKEYKAQAYPQFMIDIMKNEGLINCVKNGSFK is encoded by the coding sequence ATGAAAGCAGAAGGTAAAGTTCTAAGATATGGAGATAATGTGGATACGGATGTTATAATTCCAGCAAGATATTTAAATTCATCAGATCCAAAAGACCTTGCAAAACACTGTATGGAAGATTTAGACGTAAATTTTCTTGAAAAATTAAACCCAGGAGATATAGTAGTTGCAGATAAGAATTTTGGATGTGGATCTTCAAGGGAGCATGCTCCTATAGCATTAAAAGCAGCAGGAGTATCCTGTGTTATTGCTAAAAGCTTTGCAAGAATATTCTATAGAAATTCCATAAATATAGGATTCCCAATACTTGAATGTGAAGAGGCTGTAAATGATGCAAAAAATAATCATGAACTTGAAGTTGATTTTACTACAGGTATAATAAAAAATATAACTTTGGGAAAAGAATATAAAGCACAGGCTTATCCTCAGTTTATGATAGATATTATGAAAAATGAAGGACTTATAAACTGTGTTAAAAATGGAAGCTTTAAATAG
- the leuC gene encoding 3-isopropylmalate dehydratase large subunit — MKKGMTMTQKIIAAHAGLDYVEAGQLVNANLDLVLGNDITSPVAIKEFRKLGIDKVFDKNKIALVPDHFTPNKDIKSAEHCKLVREFAYEMEIVNYFEVGEMGIEHALLPEKGLTIPGDIVIGADSHTCTYGALGAFSTGVGSTDMAVGMATGKAWFKVPEAIKFVLKGKFNKWVSGKDLILHIIGMIGVDGALYKSMEFVGEGVKEISMDGRFTIANMAIEAGAKNGIFPVDEKALEYVKDRTDREWKVFEADENAEYSKVIEIDLSEVKPTVSFPHLPDNTRTIDNVGEVKIDQAVIGSCTNGRIEDLRVTAEILKGKKVKKGVRLIILPGTQSIYLQAIEEGLAKVFIEAGAVLSTPTCGPCLGGYMGILAKGERAISTTNRNFVGRMGHPESEVYLASPAIAAASAIAGKIVSPEEVL, encoded by the coding sequence ATGAAAAAAGGCATGACAATGACTCAAAAAATAATAGCAGCACATGCTGGACTAGATTATGTTGAAGCGGGACAACTTGTAAATGCTAATTTAGATTTAGTTTTAGGCAATGATATTACCAGCCCTGTAGCCATAAAAGAATTTAGAAAATTAGGAATTGACAAGGTTTTTGATAAAAATAAAATAGCTCTAGTACCAGACCATTTTACACCAAATAAAGACATAAAGTCTGCTGAACATTGTAAATTAGTAAGAGAATTTGCCTATGAAATGGAAATAGTTAATTATTTTGAAGTAGGGGAAATGGGAATAGAACATGCACTTCTTCCTGAAAAAGGACTTACTATACCAGGAGATATAGTAATAGGTGCTGATTCACATACTTGTACTTATGGAGCACTAGGTGCTTTTTCAACAGGAGTAGGTAGTACAGATATGGCTGTTGGAATGGCAACTGGTAAAGCATGGTTTAAGGTACCAGAAGCAATTAAGTTTGTATTAAAAGGTAAATTTAATAAATGGGTAAGTGGTAAAGATCTTATTCTTCATATTATTGGAATGATAGGTGTAGATGGAGCACTTTACAAATCTATGGAATTTGTTGGTGAAGGGGTAAAAGAGATATCTATGGATGGTAGATTTACCATAGCTAATATGGCCATTGAAGCAGGAGCTAAAAATGGAATATTTCCTGTGGATGAAAAAGCTCTAGAGTACGTTAAAGACAGAACTGATAGAGAATGGAAAGTATTTGAAGCGGATGAAAATGCTGAGTATTCAAAGGTTATTGAAATAGATTTAAGTGAAGTAAAACCAACAGTTTCTTTCCCTCATTTGCCTGATAATACAAGAACTATAGATAATGTAGGTGAGGTAAAAATAGATCAAGCAGTTATAGGTTCCTGTACTAATGGACGTATAGAAGATTTAAGAGTTACAGCAGAAATTTTAAAGGGTAAAAAAGTTAAAAAAGGTGTAAGACTTATAATACTACCAGGTACCCAAAGCATATATCTTCAGGCAATAGAAGAAGGACTTGCTAAAGTATTTATAGAAGCAGGAGCAGTGCTAAGTACACCAACTTGTGGACCATGCCTTGGAGGATATATGGGAATACTTGCTAAGGGAGAAAGAGCTATATCCACAACAAATAGAAATTTCGTTGGTAGAATGGGACATCCAGAAAGCGAAGTATACTTAGCTAGTCCAGCAATAGCAGCAGCATCTGCAATAGCGGGAAAAATTGTTTCACCAGAGGAGGTATTATAA
- the ilvC gene encoding ketol-acid reductoisomerase, producing MAKVYYEHDCNLGFLKGKKVAVIGYGSQGHAHALNLHESGVDVIVGLYKGSKSWAKAEAAGLKVETSEEAAKEADIIMILINDEKQAKLYKDSIEPNLTEGKALVFAHGFSIHFGQIVPPKNVDVFLIAPKGPGHTVRSQFLEGRGVPCLIAIHQDATGKAKDIALAYALGIGGARAGVIETSFKEETETDLFGEQAVLCGGVSALIRAGFETLVEAGYQPEMAYFECCHEMKLIVDLINEGGLNLMRYSISDTAEYGDYVSGERVITDETKKAMKGILKDIQQGVFAKNWLLENQTNRPYFNARKALDRDQQLETVGAELRKMMSWSDKEKLVK from the coding sequence ATGGCAAAAGTTTATTATGAACACGACTGTAATTTAGGATTTTTAAAAGGTAAAAAGGTTGCTGTAATTGGTTATGGTAGCCAAGGTCACGCACATGCACTTAACTTACATGAAAGTGGTGTTGATGTTATAGTTGGACTTTATAAGGGAAGTAAGTCTTGGGCAAAGGCTGAAGCAGCTGGTTTAAAGGTTGAAACTTCTGAAGAAGCAGCAAAAGAAGCAGATATAATAATGATTCTTATAAACGATGAAAAGCAAGCTAAACTTTATAAAGATTCAATTGAACCAAATCTAACTGAAGGAAAGGCATTAGTATTTGCACACGGATTTTCCATTCACTTTGGTCAGATAGTACCACCTAAAAATGTCGATGTATTCTTAATAGCTCCAAAGGGACCTGGTCATACAGTAAGAAGTCAATTCTTAGAAGGAAGAGGAGTTCCATGTCTTATAGCAATTCATCAGGATGCAACTGGAAAAGCTAAAGATATAGCACTTGCATATGCACTTGGAATTGGTGGTGCAAGAGCCGGTGTTATAGAAACTTCATTCAAAGAAGAAACTGAAACAGATCTTTTCGGTGAACAGGCAGTATTGTGCGGTGGAGTTTCAGCACTTATAAGAGCAGGTTTTGAAACATTGGTTGAAGCTGGATATCAACCTGAAATGGCATACTTTGAATGTTGTCATGAAATGAAACTAATTGTAGACTTAATAAATGAAGGTGGACTTAACCTAATGAGATATTCTATCAGTGATACTGCAGAATATGGTGATTATGTTAGTGGTGAAAGAGTAATAACAGATGAAACTAAAAAAGCTATGAAGGGCATATTAAAAGACATTCAACAGGGTGTATTTGCTAAGAACTGGCTTTTAGAAAATCAAACTAATAGACCATATTTCAATGCTAGAAAGGCACTAGATAGAGATCAACAATTAGAAACAGTTGGTGCTGAGTTAAGAAAAATGATGTCTTGGAGCGATAAGGAAAAATTGGTAAAATAG
- the ilvB gene encoding biosynthetic-type acetolactate synthase large subunit yields MKLSGAKVLLECLKEQGVDVIFGYPGGAVLPIYDALYYEKDIKHILTAHEQGATHAADGYARSTGKVGVVIATSGPGATNTVTGIATAYGDSIPLVVVTGQVAKSYLGKSSFQEVDITSITKAITKENYIVKDPESLSDTIRRAFKVASAGRPGPVLIDIPKDIQNTIIDYNPLVESKKDSLPEPGNLSAAIDLINSSKKPVIYAGGGVISSNGAKELYDFAKKINCPVSCSLMGLGGFPSDDELFLGMIGMHGTYTSNYAFSNCDLLIAIGSRFSDRVTGKVSSFVPNAKIIHIDIDASEFSKNLPEDVSIRGDVKAVLSKLIKSLDNKYEAEWLGQINAWKTSHPLMYKENTSVNPQIVLDKLYKFTEGNCIITTEVGQNQMWTAQFFKFLHPRSFITSGGLGTMGFGLGAAIGACIGNKGKKVINIAGDGSFRMNCNELATLAKYKLPVIQLVLNNHVLGMVYQWQDMFYNRNFSQTVFDSTPDFCKLAAAYGIKSFKISSNNEIEEVLKAALALNEPVIIDCEILKEEKVLPIVPPGSANTDLIEFED; encoded by the coding sequence TTGAAATTATCTGGTGCGAAAGTACTATTAGAATGCCTAAAAGAACAAGGAGTTGACGTAATTTTTGGTTATCCTGGTGGGGCAGTGCTGCCTATATATGATGCTCTGTATTATGAAAAAGATATTAAACATATATTGACTGCTCATGAACAGGGTGCAACTCATGCTGCTGATGGTTATGCAAGGTCAACAGGAAAGGTTGGTGTTGTAATAGCAACCTCTGGACCTGGTGCCACCAATACAGTTACAGGTATTGCTACTGCCTATGGGGATTCCATACCCTTAGTAGTTGTTACTGGTCAAGTTGCTAAATCTTATCTTGGCAAATCTTCCTTTCAGGAAGTTGATATTACTAGTATAACTAAAGCCATAACTAAAGAAAACTATATTGTAAAAGATCCAGAAAGTCTTTCAGATACTATAAGAAGAGCTTTTAAAGTTGCTTCAGCTGGCCGTCCAGGTCCTGTACTTATAGATATTCCAAAAGATATACAAAATACTATAATCGACTATAATCCTTTAGTTGAATCAAAAAAAGATTCTCTGCCTGAACCTGGTAATTTATCTGCGGCAATTGATCTTATAAATAGTTCAAAGAAACCCGTTATTTATGCTGGAGGTGGAGTAATAAGTTCTAATGGGGCAAAGGAATTATATGATTTTGCGAAAAAAATAAATTGTCCAGTATCTTGTTCACTTATGGGACTTGGCGGATTTCCAAGTGATGATGAATTATTTCTTGGTATGATAGGTATGCACGGTACTTATACTTCTAATTATGCCTTTTCCAATTGTGATTTGCTCATTGCCATAGGTTCACGTTTCAGCGATAGAGTTACCGGAAAAGTCAGCTCTTTTGTACCAAACGCAAAAATAATTCACATAGATATTGATGCCTCTGAGTTCAGCAAAAATTTACCTGAAGATGTTTCTATAAGAGGTGACGTTAAAGCTGTTCTCTCTAAACTAATAAAATCTTTAGATAATAAATATGAGGCTGAATGGTTAGGACAAATTAATGCTTGGAAGACTTCTCATCCTCTAATGTATAAAGAGAATACCAGTGTAAATCCACAGATTGTACTGGATAAATTATATAAATTTACAGAGGGAAACTGCATAATCACTACTGAAGTTGGTCAAAATCAGATGTGGACAGCACAATTTTTTAAATTTCTGCATCCTAGAAGTTTTATTACCTCTGGTGGTCTTGGAACCATGGGTTTTGGTTTAGGTGCGGCTATTGGAGCCTGTATAGGGAATAAGGGCAAAAAGGTAATAAATATCGCTGGTGATGGAAGCTTTAGAATGAATTGTAATGAACTGGCAACTCTGGCAAAGTATAAACTTCCAGTAATTCAGCTTGTTCTAAACAATCACGTACTTGGTATGGTATATCAATGGCAGGATATGTTCTATAATCGTAATTTTTCTCAAACTGTATTTGATTCTACACCAGATTTTTGTAAACTCGCAGCAGCTTATGGAATAAAATCTTTCAAAATATCTTCTAATAATGAAATAGAAGAAGTATTAAAAGCTGCTCTTGCTTTAAATGAACCAGTTATAATAGATTGTGAAATATTAAAAGAAGAAAAAGTTTTACCTATAGTCCCTCCTGGTTCTGCAAATACAGATTTAATTGAATTCGAAGATTAA
- a CDS encoding NCS2 family permease: MTKDGSTKEKSFLESYFKLSENNTNPKTEIVAGITTFITMAYIIFVNPSILKLTGMEPNAVFVATCLAAAVGTLIMALYANLPFAQAPGMGLNAFFTFTVCLTLHYTWQQALAAVFISGVLFIIITLTSIREKIVDALPQTLKFAISGGIGLFIALIGLKSGGIIVSNQATLVGFGKLIEPSATLTLIGILITAILMAKKVKGSILIGILATTVIGIPLKITHPVSFDKLIGLPPSISPTFLKMDFGGLLGIGKAGVVGAIVSVIMVVITICLVDLFDTLGTLVGTAQKANMVDENGRVKNMSKALLCDAVATTAGSLLGTSTVVTYVESTSGVAEGGRTGLTSLVTGILFLFALFFSGLVGMVPAQATAPALVIVGVLMMGSVTKINFDDFTEALPAFFTIAIMPFSYSIANGIAAGIISYPILKLVTGRGKKVHPLVYILAVIFIIRFLILPE; the protein is encoded by the coding sequence TTGACAAAAGACGGAAGTACAAAAGAAAAATCATTTTTGGAATCATATTTTAAGTTATCAGAGAATAACACAAATCCAAAGACAGAGATTGTAGCAGGTATTACAACATTTATAACTATGGCTTACATTATATTTGTAAATCCAAGTATATTGAAGCTTACTGGAATGGAACCTAATGCAGTTTTTGTTGCCACTTGTCTGGCTGCGGCAGTGGGAACACTTATAATGGCATTATATGCCAATTTGCCTTTTGCACAGGCTCCAGGTATGGGACTTAATGCTTTCTTTACTTTTACAGTATGTTTAACATTGCATTATACCTGGCAGCAGGCATTGGCGGCAGTTTTTATTTCAGGGGTATTGTTTATAATAATTACATTGACATCTATAAGAGAAAAAATAGTAGATGCACTGCCACAAACTTTGAAATTTGCCATATCTGGCGGTATAGGCCTTTTTATTGCACTTATTGGACTTAAGAGTGGCGGCATTATAGTTTCAAACCAAGCTACATTAGTTGGATTTGGTAAATTAATTGAACCAAGTGCAACATTGACTTTAATAGGAATTCTTATTACGGCAATACTTATGGCTAAGAAAGTTAAAGGGTCAATATTAATAGGTATATTAGCTACGACAGTTATAGGAATACCTCTTAAAATAACACATCCTGTATCCTTTGATAAACTTATAGGATTACCACCTAGTATATCACCTACATTTCTTAAAATGGATTTTGGAGGACTTCTTGGCATAGGTAAAGCTGGAGTTGTAGGAGCAATAGTCAGTGTGATAATGGTAGTTATAACTATATGCTTAGTAGATCTATTTGATACTTTGGGAACTCTAGTTGGAACTGCACAAAAGGCTAATATGGTAGATGAAAATGGAAGAGTTAAGAATATGTCAAAAGCATTACTTTGTGATGCGGTAGCTACAACTGCAGGTTCTTTACTTGGCACTAGTACTGTAGTAACTTATGTTGAATCTACTTCTGGTGTAGCAGAAGGAGGAAGAACAGGGCTTACTTCACTTGTAACGGGAATACTATTTTTATTTGCTTTATTCTTTTCTGGACTTGTGGGTATGGTTCCAGCCCAGGCAACTGCTCCAGCACTTGTTATTGTAGGAGTTTTAATGATGGGATCAGTTACAAAAATCAATTTTGACGACTTTACTGAAGCATTACCAGCATTTTTCACTATAGCAATTATGCCTTTTAGCTATAGTATTGCCAATGGAATAGCAGCAGGAATAATATCTTATCCAATATTGAAATTAGTTACTGGAAGGGGTAAAAAAGTACATCCATTAGTATACATATTGGCAGTAATATTTATTATAAGATTTTTAATACTTCCAGAATAA
- a CDS encoding response regulator transcription factor, which translates to MYKILLVDDENLEREALKIMLKNIKDEIEVVGEAENGREAIELDEKLDPDIIFMDIKIPGIDGMKASEIIKNKNQNKVIIMLTAYDDFNLIHKALTLNVNDYILKPLKYNQLLEILNTQIINLKFNKNKIKEMEFQLIDKIVYYEKKQAIDLMNNIINSYIHISNNDAVLFKERLQLLMERIIKAACTFNFKDNDSISEEYSNKLKYSSDIESASKTIEKFLILILEKTIEEDSIKINNKSEKGKVYINKTLEPAIKYIQENYREEIGLEKMACITNLSVYYFSRLFKREMGVNFINYVNNFKMQKAKKMLKDTDLPIVDIAADLGYYECGYFTKVFKKIIGITPSKYRNYDKEDY; encoded by the coding sequence ATTAAAGATGAAATAGAAGTTGTAGGCGAAGCTGAAAACGGCAGAGAAGCTATAGAGCTTGATGAAAAATTAGATCCAGATATAATTTTTATGGATATAAAGATTCCTGGTATAGATGGCATGAAGGCTTCTGAGATAATTAAAAATAAAAATCAAAATAAAGTGATTATAATGCTTACAGCCTATGATGACTTTAATTTAATTCATAAAGCTTTAACTTTAAATGTAAACGATTATATATTGAAACCTTTAAAATATAATCAATTACTGGAAATTTTAAATACTCAGATTATTAATTTAAAATTCAACAAGAATAAAATAAAGGAAATGGAATTTCAATTAATAGATAAGATTGTATATTATGAAAAAAAGCAAGCAATAGATTTAATGAATAACATTATAAATAGTTATATTCATATTAGTAATAATGATGCTGTCTTATTTAAGGAAAGATTACAACTTCTCATGGAAAGAATAATAAAGGCAGCATGTACTTTCAATTTTAAAGATAATGATTCAATATCAGAAGAATATTCTAATAAGCTAAAATATTCTTCTGATATTGAATCTGCTTCTAAAACTATAGAAAAATTTTTAATATTAATATTAGAGAAAACTATAGAAGAAGATTCTATAAAAATAAACAATAAAAGTGAAAAAGGTAAAGTTTATATCAATAAGACTTTAGAACCAGCTATAAAATATATACAAGAAAATTATAGAGAAGAGATAGGTTTAGAAAAAATGGCCTGTATTACTAATTTAAGTGTATATTATTTTAGCAGATTATTTAAGAGGGAAATGGGAGTCAATTTTATCAACTATGTAAACAACTTCAAAATGCAAAAAGCAAAGAAGATGCTAAAAGATACAGATTTACCAATAGTAGATATAGCTGCAGATCTTGGATATTATGAATGTGGATATTTTACTAAGGTCTTTAAAAAAATTATTGGAATAACTCCCAGTAAATATAGAAACTATGATAAAGAGGATTATTAA